The following coding sequences are from one Pigmentibacter sp. JX0631 window:
- a CDS encoding nucleoside hydrolase: MIFSKYWKIIYILFSLFSFNFGHAYEKEAFPLIIDTDAAIDDWPAVLYSLNQKAHSDLLGITISATGEAHCKPAQKNIADLIYLSGRESEFIPVTCGDSVPLEGFHTFPDEWRITSDSLFDVKIPSNPTPHILTKHSVEWMHETLSKSKKPVVFLTIGPLTNLGQLIQKYPDDVKKIKRIYIMGGAIKAKGNLNVPNITENLQNKYAEWNIWIDPLSAKIVFNSGVPLSVIPLDASNQVRVTREFLKKLKSEIHSKSAQFYADILDKNLDFIDSGEYYFWDVLSTASMYMPFCTEKKVKLDVVTKFDPSQSGKEQMKSFGKNFSLVFAQFEGNMQNRHPFEQIESGRTIEIVKQDKKLDHVMCFKVDGDVFKDHFIKTLNNSKE; the protein is encoded by the coding sequence ATGATATTTTCAAAATATTGGAAAATTATCTACATTTTATTTTCTCTATTTAGTTTTAATTTTGGACATGCATACGAAAAAGAAGCATTTCCCCTAATCATTGACACAGATGCGGCCATCGATGACTGGCCTGCAGTTTTGTATTCTCTTAATCAAAAAGCGCATTCAGATTTGCTTGGTATCACAATTAGTGCTACAGGAGAAGCCCATTGTAAACCAGCACAAAAAAATATAGCCGATTTAATATATTTGTCAGGTCGGGAAAGCGAATTTATCCCTGTTACCTGCGGAGATTCAGTGCCTCTCGAGGGTTTTCATACTTTCCCAGATGAATGGCGAATTACTTCAGACAGTTTATTTGATGTTAAAATTCCTTCTAACCCTACCCCACATATTTTAACTAAACACTCTGTTGAATGGATGCATGAAACTTTAAGTAAAAGTAAAAAGCCTGTAGTTTTTTTAACGATTGGACCGCTCACTAATCTTGGTCAATTAATTCAAAAATATCCTGATGATGTTAAAAAAATTAAACGTATTTATATCATGGGCGGCGCTATCAAAGCAAAAGGAAACTTAAATGTACCAAATATTACAGAAAATTTACAAAATAAATATGCAGAATGGAATATTTGGATAGATCCTCTTTCGGCAAAAATCGTATTTAACTCTGGTGTTCCTTTGTCTGTTATCCCATTAGATGCCAGCAATCAAGTAAGAGTAACACGTGAATTTTTAAAGAAACTAAAAAGCGAAATTCATTCAAAATCTGCACAATTTTATGCAGATATTTTAGATAAAAATTTAGACTTTATTGATTCTGGTGAATACTATTTTTGGGATGTCCTATCTACAGCTAGTATGTATATGCCTTTTTGTACTGAAAAAAAAGTAAAACTCGATGTCGTCACCAAATTCGATCCTAGTCAATCTGGAAAAGAACAAATGAAAAGTTTTGGTAAAAATTTTAGTTTGGTATTTGCACAATTCGAAGGTAATATGCAAAATAGACACCCATTCGAACAAATTGAAAGTGGTAGAACAATTGAAATAGTAAAGCAAGATAAAAAATTAGATCATGTTATGTGCTTTAAAGTTGACGGGGATGTATTTAAAGATCACTTTATAAAGACTTTGAATAATTCGAAGGAGTAG
- the cas9 gene encoding type II CRISPR RNA-guided endonuclease Cas9 (Cas9, originally named Csn1, is the large, multifunctional signature protein of type II CRISPR/Cas systems. It is well known even to general audiences because its RNA-guided endonuclease activity has made it a popular tool for custom editing of eukaryotic genomes.) → MSNLEINGLILGLDLGTTSIGWSLINEEEKKIIKMGVRIFDEGVNRDPSGKESTKNAQRRDARSARRMRERRYMRTQKLFKLLQKYDLLPKYSNEQLKEIENVTYTKQAKKKEQRRLQLCFRNKIIENLDKELISKWEKILPHRPELYKKYSKSLHLIFPFFLRTIALSEKLERYELGRAIFHLSHRRGFLSNRKSGKGKEDGDVLKSINKLFDDINIHQYRTIGELFSTFDPEKIRIRKRYTSRIMFVDEFNKIINSQIERLNQVVPDEIGIKSIYKSIFYQRPLKPVRKFIGFCSLEKNKRRMKISFLNAQEFRVRQTLNNIVIFNDSLERRLSKEETEILYQYLLENEKLKLSLAKKIIRLSPKEKFKYEDNEIKGNTTSANISKIYKDFLSFNEKDKEKFVNSLISFDSEKHLTTHLVNKWNIKEEIASKLAEITFEEGYLSYSSRAVNRLLPMLREGLDLHNSKLAVGYKEKSNINIFNFLPSYETVDPSLRNPIVSRALSELRKVVNGLIKIYGKPKQIRVELARELKKGKKYRENILKENKSRRSDREKAIAEINKFNPALKVSNRDIEKLLLFNECGKQCPYTGRSISMEDLFGSNPLYDVEHIIPLSRCLDDSFLNKTLCFHYENRHVKKNRTPYESYGLNNPEKYNEILKRVEKFSGKGKYRKLELFKKKISTSEEDFTTQMLNDTRYITKLAKGFLGLLYGGEVDPNHILRIRASTGQVTSYLRNMWKLNSILSESNFKSRDDHRHHAIDALVIALTTENSIKLLNIASKNSYLEGKNKFGKINQVWDDLYEQTNEHVSCIKISYRVEKKINGSLHKESFYGKNKDKIENTEYYTIRKPINSLSKNELNSIIDPYIKNAVIEKLDSSGTSDVRKAFDLEKIETLPYIEVKHNKQENRPYAKNKGEKIFIKSVRIRVKYVNNLEIGKGIQQRAVQPDENHHISYYLFEKNNGTLWKSEVTSRLQAVLRKQNNLPVINKEVMKEHGGKFLFSLVKGDTIEVSEGDKIKYWNVKSILSDGRIYYSPVNDARTQQIREENNAYLRVSARSLQSLRCRKVIISPIGEIYECSE, encoded by the coding sequence ATGAGCAATCTAGAAATAAATGGTCTAATTTTAGGACTTGATTTAGGAACCACTAGTATTGGTTGGTCTCTGATAAATGAAGAAGAAAAAAAAATAATTAAAATGGGTGTTAGAATTTTTGATGAAGGAGTAAATAGAGATCCATCAGGTAAAGAAAGTACCAAAAATGCACAACGAAGAGATGCAAGATCGGCTAGAAGGATGCGTGAAAGAAGATATATGCGCACCCAAAAGTTGTTTAAATTGCTGCAAAAATATGATCTTCTTCCTAAATATTCAAATGAGCAATTAAAAGAAATAGAAAATGTAACGTATACAAAACAAGCAAAAAAGAAAGAACAAAGAAGACTCCAATTATGTTTTAGAAATAAAATAATTGAAAATCTAGACAAAGAATTAATATCAAAATGGGAAAAAATATTACCACATCGTCCAGAGCTTTATAAAAAATATTCTAAATCTTTACATCTTATTTTTCCATTTTTTTTGAGAACGATAGCATTAAGCGAAAAACTAGAAAGATATGAATTAGGTAGGGCTATTTTCCATTTAAGTCATAGAAGAGGTTTTTTAAGTAATAGGAAATCTGGTAAAGGCAAAGAAGATGGTGATGTATTAAAATCAATAAATAAACTTTTTGATGACATTAATATTCATCAATATAGGACTATTGGCGAGCTATTTTCAACATTTGATCCGGAAAAAATTAGAATTAGGAAAAGATATACTTCTAGAATAATGTTTGTTGATGAGTTTAATAAAATTATTAATTCTCAAATTGAAAGATTAAATCAAGTAGTTCCAGATGAGATAGGAATTAAGTCTATTTATAAGTCTATTTTTTATCAAAGGCCATTGAAGCCTGTCAGAAAATTTATTGGATTTTGTTCTTTAGAGAAAAATAAAAGAAGAATGAAGATATCTTTCTTAAATGCACAAGAATTTAGAGTAAGACAAACGCTAAACAATATTGTAATATTTAATGATTCTCTTGAAAGACGGTTAAGTAAAGAAGAGACAGAAATTTTGTATCAATATCTTCTTGAGAACGAAAAACTAAAATTATCTTTAGCCAAAAAAATAATCAGGCTATCACCTAAAGAAAAATTTAAATATGAAGATAATGAAATTAAAGGAAATACAACTTCAGCTAATATATCAAAAATATATAAAGATTTTTTATCTTTTAATGAAAAAGACAAAGAAAAATTCGTTAACTCATTAATAAGTTTTGATAGTGAAAAGCATCTAACAACTCATTTGGTAAATAAATGGAATATTAAAGAAGAAATTGCATCAAAATTAGCAGAGATAACTTTTGAAGAAGGGTATTTGTCGTACTCTAGTCGAGCAGTGAATCGATTACTACCAATGTTAAGAGAAGGTTTAGATCTCCACAACTCGAAATTAGCAGTTGGATATAAAGAAAAATCAAATATTAATATTTTTAATTTTTTGCCATCTTATGAAACAGTTGATCCATCACTAAGAAACCCAATTGTATCTAGAGCATTATCTGAATTAAGAAAAGTGGTAAATGGCCTAATCAAAATATATGGAAAACCAAAACAAATTAGAGTAGAACTTGCAAGAGAATTAAAAAAAGGGAAAAAATATCGTGAAAATATATTAAAAGAAAATAAATCAAGAAGAAGCGATAGAGAAAAAGCTATCGCTGAAATTAATAAATTTAATCCAGCCTTAAAGGTTAGTAATAGAGATATTGAAAAGTTACTTTTATTTAATGAATGTGGCAAGCAATGTCCTTATACAGGTAGGTCTATAAGCATGGAAGACTTATTCGGAAGTAATCCTCTATATGATGTGGAACATATCATTCCATTAAGTAGATGTTTAGATGATTCTTTCTTAAATAAAACTTTATGCTTTCATTATGAAAATCGACACGTGAAAAAAAATAGAACTCCTTATGAATCTTATGGATTAAATAATCCGGAAAAATATAATGAAATTTTAAAAAGGGTTGAAAAATTTTCAGGAAAAGGAAAATATAGAAAGCTGGAATTATTCAAAAAGAAAATTTCAACTTCTGAAGAAGATTTTACAACTCAAATGCTTAATGATACCCGCTATATAACTAAATTAGCAAAAGGATTTTTAGGATTATTATATGGCGGCGAAGTAGATCCTAATCATATACTTCGAATAAGAGCGAGTACAGGTCAAGTAACATCATATTTAAGAAATATGTGGAAATTGAATTCAATTCTTTCTGAATCAAATTTTAAATCTCGGGATGATCATAGACATCATGCAATTGATGCTTTAGTTATTGCTTTAACTACTGAAAATTCAATAAAATTACTAAATATTGCTTCTAAAAATTCTTATTTAGAAGGGAAAAATAAATTTGGGAAAATAAATCAGGTTTGGGATGATCTTTATGAGCAAACTAATGAACATGTTAGTTGTATTAAAATTTCTTATAGAGTAGAAAAAAAGATAAATGGTTCACTTCATAAAGAAAGTTTTTATGGGAAAAATAAAGATAAAATTGAAAATACAGAATATTATACAATTCGAAAACCAATAAATTCGTTATCTAAAAATGAACTCAACAGTATAATAGACCCTTACATTAAAAATGCCGTCATTGAAAAATTAGATTCTAGTGGTACTAGCGATGTAAGAAAAGCTTTTGATCTGGAAAAAATTGAAACCCTGCCGTACATTGAAGTAAAGCATAATAAGCAAGAAAATAGGCCGTATGCGAAAAATAAAGGTGAAAAAATATTTATAAAAAGTGTTCGTATAAGAGTTAAATATGTAAATAATTTAGAAATTGGAAAAGGGATACAACAGAGAGCGGTTCAACCAGATGAAAATCATCATATTTCCTATTACTTATTTGAAAAGAATAATGGGACACTATGGAAGTCGGAAGTAACTTCTAGATTACAAGCTGTATTAAGAAAACAAAATAATTTACCAGTAATAAACAAAGAGGTTATGAAGGAGCATGGAGGTAAATTTTTATTTTCATTGGTTAAAGGAGATACAATAGAAGTGAGTGAAGGTGATAAAATTAAATACTGGAATGTAAAATCTATTTTGTCTGATGGACGAATTTATTATTCACCAGTAAACGATGCAAGAACGCAACAAATAAGAGAAGAAAATAATGCATACTTGAGAGTTTCAGCAAGATCGTTACAATCATTGAGATGTAGAAAGGTAATTATATCTCCAATTGGAGAAATTTATGAGTGCTCTGAATGA
- the cas1 gene encoding type II CRISPR-associated endonuclease Cas1, which yields MIKRIIDISSLNVKLSVSHDLLVIESQEKVTVPLTNIAALIVSSPAVIYTHAVLAKLSEFGAIFVCCDNYHLPIGMLQPLVSHSTQTQRFAKQILATIPFRKQIWKKIITRKIEVQAQLLIRRKREDFGLLSLSKNVKSGDEGNLEAQAAKIYWKHISSNIDFKRNIYGDNENILLNYGYAILRATIARNLCATGLNPSIGIFHKSKYNPFCLADDLMEPFRPLVDNEVFTIVDEGKFNDKILNSEIKHRIISLMYNKFLLNKESRQLHDIISISAQSLSAAFLTSKSNLVLPNLLK from the coding sequence ATGATAAAACGAATAATTGATATATCAAGCTTGAATGTTAAATTATCTGTTTCTCACGATTTGCTTGTTATCGAATCTCAAGAAAAGGTAACAGTTCCTTTAACTAATATTGCGGCATTGATAGTTTCTTCTCCCGCTGTAATCTATACCCATGCAGTGTTAGCAAAATTATCTGAATTTGGTGCAATATTTGTATGTTGTGATAATTATCATTTGCCAATAGGTATGCTTCAGCCATTAGTTTCTCATTCAACTCAAACGCAACGTTTTGCAAAACAGATTTTGGCTACTATTCCTTTTAGAAAACAAATATGGAAGAAAATTATCACTAGAAAAATTGAGGTGCAAGCCCAATTATTAATTAGAAGAAAAAGAGAAGATTTTGGTTTATTATCATTATCAAAAAATGTGAAAAGTGGTGATGAAGGAAATTTAGAAGCACAGGCTGCAAAAATTTATTGGAAGCATATTTCTAGCAACATTGATTTTAAAAGAAATATCTACGGTGATAATGAAAATATATTACTGAATTATGGTTATGCTATTTTACGTGCAACAATAGCTAGAAACCTTTGTGCCACAGGATTAAATCCTTCTATTGGTATTTTCCATAAAAGCAAATACAATCCATTTTGTTTGGCTGATGACCTAATGGAACCATTCAGACCTTTAGTTGACAATGAAGTTTTCACAATTGTGGATGAAGGAAAATTTAATGATAAAATCCTTAATTCAGAAATAAAACATCGGATTATTTCTTTAATGTATAATAAATTTTTATTGAATAAAGAAAGTAGACAATTGCATGATATAATTTCCATATCTGCACAGAGTTTGTCTGCGGCATTTCTTACCTCTAAATCAAATTTAGTTCTGCCGAATTTATTGAAGTGA
- the cas2 gene encoding CRISPR-associated endonuclease Cas2 yields MKKVSTPGGYAAVWLFALFDMPNNTKNERKEYTKFRKILISSGFSMLQYSVYVIYFQSEDASISTQKLIEARLPSCGQVRLLLVTDKQFGKQKVFFGKNEALPEIPLPQILLF; encoded by the coding sequence ATGAAGAAAGTTAGTACACCTGGAGGTTATGCGGCAGTGTGGCTTTTTGCGCTTTTCGACATGCCCAATAACACAAAAAATGAAAGAAAAGAATATACGAAATTTAGAAAAATTTTGATTTCTTCTGGTTTTAGCATGTTGCAATATTCAGTATATGTAATCTATTTTCAAAGCGAAGATGCGAGTATTAGTACTCAAAAGCTAATAGAAGCTCGTCTTCCTAGTTGTGGTCAAGTCAGACTCCTTTTAGTTACCGACAAGCAATTTGGAAAACAAAAGGTATTTTTTGGAAAAAATGAAGCTTTGCCAGAGATTCCATTGCCTCAAATACTACTTTTTTAA
- a CDS encoding helix-turn-helix domain-containing protein: protein MTTKMNFSEKDFDSFQSLDDLEKELFSEDEINDIHKRALKRSKARNDMTEALSKALIQYMAQNHLGFNDFKKQLHMSSATLSKILKGNSNITLDTIAEISEVTGLKIDLHIGSRY, encoded by the coding sequence ATGACAACAAAAATGAATTTCTCTGAAAAAGATTTTGATAGTTTTCAGTCACTAGATGATTTAGAAAAAGAGTTATTTTCTGAAGATGAGATAAATGATATTCATAAACGAGCATTAAAAAGATCAAAAGCTAGAAATGACATGACTGAAGCTCTATCAAAAGCATTAATACAATATATGGCACAAAATCATCTAGGCTTTAATGATTTTAAAAAACAACTACATATGAGTTCAGCAACGTTATCAAAAATTCTTAAAGGGAATTCAAATATTACTTTAGATACAATAGCAGAGATTAGTGAAGTTACTGGATTAAAAATTGATCTACATATTGGTTCAAGATATTGA
- a CDS encoding type II toxin-antitoxin system RelE/ParE family toxin — protein sequence MSNFKVLFWQNRFGEKPVAKWMKSLRKEDQIYLADIFRDLATDGPFSRPKVFKHLEGELWEIKDKRSPGPGFRIYFGFNGAQIICLVVHAGSKKSQDRDIDLAKKRLKNEV from the coding sequence ATGAGTAATTTTAAAGTTTTGTTTTGGCAGAATCGTTTTGGTGAAAAACCAGTGGCTAAATGGATGAAATCTCTTAGAAAAGAGGATCAAATCTATCTAGCAGATATCTTTCGAGATCTTGCCACGGATGGCCCTTTCTCAAGGCCAAAGGTTTTTAAACATTTAGAGGGCGAGTTATGGGAAATCAAAGACAAACGCTCCCCTGGGCCTGGGTTTAGAATCTATTTTGGATTCAATGGGGCGCAAATAATTTGCTTAGTTGTGCACGCAGGGTCCAAAAAAAGCCAAGATAGAGATATTGATCTTGCTAAAAAACGTTTAAAGAATGAGGTATAA
- a CDS encoding transposase has product MDWQNQLITVYLTSCKFFSQLSPYIFLKISPNSNPSFTDEETITIYIFGILNELKNIKSIFKFTKNFLSEWFPNLPSYEGFLFRLNNLNHLFPELSKFLLQNKKFKLNSNTTKPFVLIDSLPIILAKGFRAHKCNTAKEISSIGFCSSKNLFYFGLKLHLTALFKNKRLASPVSMKITRAATHDLTAVKNDLLNLNHSELFADRAYCDQFTKQKLAKKNSNLHTPIKLSRSKKTLSYDEKVYSKSVSSIRQSIEILFNWLIESSGIQT; this is encoded by the coding sequence ATGGATTGGCAGAACCAACTCATTACCGTTTACCTTACTTCCTGCAAATTTTTTTCTCAACTTTCTCCCTACATTTTTTTAAAAATAAGTCCTAATTCAAATCCTTCGTTTACTGATGAAGAAACCATCACAATTTACATCTTTGGAATTTTGAATGAACTTAAAAATATAAAATCAATTTTTAAATTTACAAAAAATTTCCTTAGTGAATGGTTTCCAAATTTACCTTCTTATGAAGGATTTTTATTTAGACTTAACAATCTGAATCATCTTTTTCCTGAACTTTCTAAATTCCTTTTACAGAATAAAAAGTTCAAATTAAATTCAAATACTACTAAACCTTTCGTTCTAATTGACTCTTTACCAATTATCTTGGCAAAGGGTTTTAGAGCTCACAAATGTAATACAGCAAAAGAAATTTCTTCAATTGGTTTCTGCTCTTCCAAAAATCTTTTTTATTTTGGATTGAAACTTCATCTTACTGCTTTATTTAAAAATAAACGCCTTGCTTCCCCGGTATCAATGAAAATAACACGTGCTGCAACACATGATTTAACAGCGGTTAAGAATGATCTTTTAAATTTAAATCACTCAGAACTATTTGCTGATCGAGCGTACTGCGATCAATTTACTAAACAAAAATTGGCTAAAAAAAATTCTAACTTGCATACTCCAATTAAACTTTCAAGAAGTAAAAAAACTCTCTCATACGATGAAAAAGTATATTCAAAATCTGTTAGTTCAATTAGACAATCAATTGAAATCCTATTCAACTGGCTAATTGAATCTAGTGGTATTCAAACGTAA
- the tnpB gene encoding IS66 family insertion sequence element accessory protein TnpB (TnpB, as the term is used for proteins encoded by IS66 family insertion elements, is considered an accessory protein, since TnpC, encoded by a neighboring gene, is a DDE family transposase.) — translation MINFNRRTKIYVNKSPTDMRESYDGLFNRAKNVLRKDPFSGHLFLFINKKRSSCKCLYYDGTGLVIISKRLEKGLFSRINPRYKKEIILTQAEFSLFFEGTDLNKRFVESPAEIRKYTTKSNA, via the coding sequence ATGATTAATTTTAATAGAAGAACAAAGATATATGTAAATAAGAGTCCCACGGATATGCGAGAATCGTATGATGGGTTATTTAATCGTGCAAAAAATGTTCTTCGTAAGGATCCTTTTTCGGGACATTTATTTTTATTTATAAATAAGAAAAGGTCTTCTTGTAAGTGTCTTTATTATGATGGTACTGGACTCGTAATCATATCCAAAAGGCTTGAAAAAGGGTTATTTTCAAGAATAAATCCGAGGTATAAAAAAGAAATTATTCTTACTCAAGCTGAATTTAGTTTATTTTTTGAAGGAACAGATCTAAACAAAAGATTTGTTGAAAGTCCTGCAGAAATTAGAAAATACACAACCAAATCAAATGCTTGA
- a CDS encoding IS66 family transposase, with amino-acid sequence MEKNLFEKITANDLLKFNSKQLIEFFENQKKYTEKILNSHNEFIQKHNLILEERDSLKKHNKELLDKIVEVEGQLVLLRRRIFREKSERIVKDKSTSEPSDNIKKNSSKKRANEIKRLPSERYPEAEIIEEHVEFKELPICNCCGSQMRDSGMTEDSEFLTTEPKDYYIIKQKRHKYRCTKCHGDIKTAPTPKKIIPSSVYSDEMIVDVAMTKYCDLIPIERYSSIAGREGFVDLPPNSLIGTTHKLAEYVELAYNKVKEEILSSNVLHADETPHRMLEGDEKKSWYLWGFSNKQSSYFEIRNTRSGDVASEILGKSKCEYLVSDIYSGYVKSTTEVNKQRENKNIPLIKNIYCNAHSRRKFMEAEKFPESKFFIEQYHEIYRLESDGKKDPQLLQKNRNQMKALFEDMKIIGKKLLQGVSAQSTLAIAINYFLKNHEGLTRFIENIELPIDNNHQERQLRSPVIGRKTWYGTHSKQGAKTASIMFTLVESCKLNGINPREYFSMLVKHIHAGKNVFTPKEFNNIDSG; translated from the coding sequence ATGGAAAAAAATCTATTCGAAAAAATTACCGCGAATGATCTTTTAAAATTCAATAGCAAACAGCTGATTGAATTCTTTGAAAATCAAAAGAAATATACTGAGAAAATATTAAATTCTCATAATGAATTTATTCAAAAACACAATCTCATCCTTGAAGAACGAGATAGCTTAAAAAAGCATAATAAAGAGTTACTGGATAAAATTGTTGAAGTTGAGGGGCAACTTGTATTACTTAGACGAAGGATATTTAGAGAAAAATCTGAAAGGATTGTAAAAGATAAAAGTACTTCAGAACCATCTGATAATATAAAGAAAAATAGTTCAAAAAAACGTGCCAATGAAATTAAAAGACTTCCTTCTGAGCGATATCCTGAAGCAGAAATAATTGAAGAACATGTAGAATTTAAGGAACTGCCTATTTGCAACTGCTGTGGTTCACAAATGCGTGATTCTGGAATGACTGAAGATAGTGAGTTTTTAACAACAGAGCCAAAAGATTACTACATAATAAAACAAAAGCGACATAAATACCGGTGTACCAAATGTCATGGAGATATTAAGACTGCTCCTACTCCTAAAAAAATAATACCAAGTTCAGTTTATAGTGACGAAATGATAGTCGATGTTGCAATGACAAAGTACTGTGATCTCATCCCTATTGAAAGATACAGTTCAATAGCAGGGCGTGAAGGCTTTGTGGATTTACCACCCAATAGTTTAATAGGTACGACACATAAACTAGCCGAATATGTTGAGCTGGCATATAATAAAGTAAAGGAAGAAATATTATCTTCAAACGTATTACATGCGGATGAAACTCCTCACCGAATGTTAGAAGGAGATGAAAAAAAGAGCTGGTATTTATGGGGATTTTCCAACAAACAAAGCTCATACTTTGAAATCAGGAATACCAGATCAGGCGATGTCGCTTCTGAGATTCTTGGCAAATCTAAGTGTGAATATTTAGTCAGTGACATTTATTCCGGTTACGTTAAATCAACAACAGAAGTAAATAAACAGCGAGAGAATAAAAATATTCCATTAATTAAAAATATTTATTGCAATGCGCATAGTCGTCGCAAATTCATGGAAGCTGAAAAATTCCCTGAAAGTAAATTCTTCATTGAACAGTATCATGAAATTTATAGGTTAGAATCAGATGGAAAAAAGGATCCTCAACTACTCCAAAAAAATAGAAATCAAATGAAAGCACTCTTTGAAGACATGAAGATAATAGGAAAAAAATTGTTACAAGGAGTTTCTGCTCAAAGTACACTAGCAATCGCTATAAACTATTTTTTAAAAAACCATGAAGGGCTTACAAGATTTATCGAAAATATTGAATTGCCCATTGATAATAATCACCAAGAAAGACAACTTAGAAGTCCTGTTATAGGAAGAAAAACTTGGTATGGAACTCATTCAAAACAAGGTGCAAAAACAGCATCTATTATGTTTACTCTTGTAGAGTCTTGTAAATTAAATGGAATAAATCCTAGAGAATATTTTTCAATGCTTGTTAAGCATATTCATGCTGGGAAAAACGTCTTTACCCCAAAAGAATTTAATAATATAGACAGCGGATAA